Proteins co-encoded in one Pseudomonas fluorescens genomic window:
- a CDS encoding LexA family protein has product MSFSILGPIAVAGRKLPLCLFRVPAGFPSPAADHIETHISLDEVLNIRAPHVYLVKIAGESMQGAGIFDGDLAVVDRSLEPAHGHIVVALLNNDPLCKRLCIRGNEVILLSENPKYPPRYVLEGDELAIWGVIIGSVRSHV; this is encoded by the coding sequence ATGAGCTTTTCAATCCTAGGCCCTATTGCTGTGGCCGGTCGGAAATTACCTCTTTGTCTTTTTCGGGTGCCGGCAGGTTTTCCTTCGCCAGCAGCGGATCACATCGAAACCCACATATCACTCGACGAAGTGCTCAACATCCGGGCTCCGCATGTTTACTTGGTGAAAATTGCCGGAGAGAGCATGCAGGGGGCTGGAATCTTTGACGGCGATTTGGCGGTAGTGGATCGTTCACTGGAGCCGGCTCACGGGCATATTGTTGTTGCGCTGCTTAACAATGATCCGCTTTGCAAGCGACTGTGCATCCGTGGAAATGAGGTGATCCTCCTGTCCGAAAATCCCAAGTATCCACCGCGCTACGTGCTGGAAGGCGATGAGCTGGCGATCTGGGGCGTGATCATTGGTAGTGTGCGCAGTCATGTCTAA
- a CDS encoding DNA adenine methylase: MYSPIIPWMGGKRRLADRLLPLFPPHECYVEVFAGGAALYFMKPQPSPVEVLNDINGDLVTLYRVVQNHLEEFVRQFKWALSSRQVFEWQKMTRPETLTDIQRAARFFYLQHHAFAGKVSGQTFGTATTAPAINLLRIEENLSAAWQRLSGTYVENLPWLECAERYDRAHTFHYMDPPYWQTAGYGVDFPFENYERMADFMRRCKGKVMVSINDHPDIRRVFEGFHFETLDIRYTTANQRQGKAEVSGELVIMNWEPVALGGLF, from the coding sequence ATGTATTCACCCATCATCCCTTGGATGGGCGGCAAACGCCGCCTGGCCGACCGCCTCCTTCCGCTTTTTCCGCCACACGAATGCTACGTCGAAGTCTTTGCCGGCGGTGCTGCGCTGTACTTCATGAAGCCCCAGCCATCACCAGTCGAAGTCCTCAACGACATCAACGGCGACCTGGTCACGCTATACCGCGTCGTGCAGAACCACCTCGAAGAATTCGTGCGCCAGTTCAAATGGGCGCTCAGTTCTCGGCAAGTGTTCGAATGGCAGAAAATGACCCGCCCTGAAACCCTCACCGACATCCAGCGCGCCGCCCGATTCTTCTACCTGCAGCACCATGCCTTCGCCGGCAAGGTCTCGGGTCAGACATTCGGCACGGCGACCACTGCCCCGGCCATCAACCTGCTACGCATCGAGGAAAACCTCTCGGCCGCGTGGCAGCGCCTGTCCGGCACCTACGTCGAAAACCTCCCCTGGCTTGAGTGCGCTGAACGCTACGACCGTGCCCACACCTTCCATTACATGGACCCGCCTTACTGGCAGACCGCCGGCTACGGCGTCGACTTTCCGTTCGAGAACTATGAACGGATGGCCGACTTCATGCGCCGGTGCAAAGGCAAAGTGATGGTCAGCATCAACGATCATCCGGACATCCGCCGTGTGTTCGAAGGCTTCCACTTCGAGACTCTGGACATCCGCTACACCACAGCCAATCAGCGGCAGGGGAAGGCTGAAGTCAGTGGCGAGCTGGTAATCATGAACTGGGAACCGGTAGCGTTGGGCGGGTTGTTCTGA
- a CDS encoding lysis system i-spanin subunit Rz codes for MRLGEIIPAPYRLLVSAALLATLAGGSAAIAWQVQDWRYGKQLAEQARLHTETLNQLALASAAQQRAEQDKRLALEQRLATSEQTHYRALTDVQRNQDRLRDRLATADLRLSVLLDATTDAGNGSVPTSATTSGMVHGSKRAELDPAHAQRIVGITDDGDRGLIALRACQAYVSAINLQSEK; via the coding sequence ATGCGCCTCGGCGAAATAATCCCGGCGCCGTATCGGTTGTTGGTCAGCGCGGCGCTGCTGGCCACCCTGGCCGGCGGATCCGCTGCCATCGCCTGGCAAGTGCAGGATTGGCGCTACGGCAAACAGCTCGCCGAGCAGGCTCGCCTCCACACCGAAACGCTCAATCAACTGGCCCTGGCCTCCGCCGCGCAGCAGCGCGCCGAACAAGACAAACGCCTCGCGCTCGAGCAGCGCCTGGCTACCAGTGAACAAACCCATTACCGAGCCTTGACCGATGTCCAACGTAATCAAGATCGCCTGCGCGACCGTCTTGCCACTGCTGATCTGCGCCTGTCAGTCCTACTCGATGCCACCACCGATGCCGGCAACGGATCGGTGCCAACCTCCGCCACCACCAGCGGCATGGTTCATGGTTCCAAAAGAGCCGAACTTGACCCAGCGCATGCTCAACGAATTGTTGGAATCACCGACGACGGTGACCGAGGACTAATAGCGCTTAGAGCGTGTCAAGCTTACGTGTCTGCAATAAATTTACAGAGCGAAAAATGA
- a CDS encoding glycoside hydrolase family 19 protein produces MSLTEQQLQRIMPNARRQAGVFVSALNAAMIRRQINTPQRQAAFLAQVGHESGELNYVRELGGDQYLSKYDTGTLAARLGNTPEADGDGQRYRGRGLIQITGHNNYLRCSLALFGDERLLRTPELLELPQWAAESAAWFWWVRELNALADRNEFEAITRKINGGLNGLQDRLQLWERARAVLCASAK; encoded by the coding sequence ATGTCACTGACAGAGCAACAACTGCAACGCATCATGCCCAACGCCCGCCGCCAAGCGGGCGTTTTTGTTTCTGCGCTCAATGCCGCGATGATCCGCCGGCAGATCAACACACCGCAACGCCAAGCTGCATTTCTCGCCCAGGTCGGACACGAATCCGGCGAGCTGAATTACGTGCGCGAACTGGGCGGCGACCAGTACCTGAGCAAGTATGACACCGGGACTCTGGCCGCACGGCTGGGCAACACGCCCGAGGCCGACGGCGATGGCCAGCGCTACCGTGGCCGGGGGCTGATTCAGATCACCGGCCACAACAACTACCTGCGCTGCAGCTTGGCGCTGTTCGGCGACGAGCGTTTGTTGCGCACGCCTGAGCTGCTGGAGCTGCCGCAGTGGGCCGCCGAGTCGGCCGCGTGGTTCTGGTGGGTTCGTGAGCTGAACGCTCTGGCGGATCGAAACGAATTCGAAGCGATCACCCGCAAGATCAACGGCGGCCTGAATGGTCTGCAGGATCGCTTGCAGTTGTGGGAGCGGGCGAGGGCGGTGCTATGCGCCTCGGCGAAATAA
- a CDS encoding phage late control D family protein has product MTPIFRVVADGADITQRINDRLLQLKTTDKPGMESDEFELRIDDRDGAVVLPSRGANIEIYLGYAETRLTRIGRYVVDEIELSGPPDTLVITGKASDMRGSGKTTRSGSWENVPLSRIVADVAARNGWQAVCPVQTKVPRADQLNESDFNFITRLAKQYDCTAKVADGKLLVMQRQGGESASGKALGTVNIYRRDVSRFQFRLGDRNTHKAVSTKHQDKKTGKLAVVTLDNDESPDGLPTVHTDRHIYPNKSAAEAAAQARLTAFNRSTAGVRLEMAGRTDLFAERSINAQDFKVGLDGEYLVDSVEQVFTQAGWSTTVECNGGKKGKAKAKGKKKKPAKDLKVVQIKQ; this is encoded by the coding sequence ATGACCCCCATCTTTCGCGTCGTGGCCGATGGCGCCGATATCACCCAGCGGATCAATGACCGACTCCTGCAGCTGAAAACCACAGATAAACCCGGCATGGAGTCCGACGAGTTCGAACTGCGTATCGATGACCGCGATGGTGCGGTGGTTCTGCCCTCGCGTGGGGCCAACATCGAGATCTACCTGGGCTACGCAGAAACCAGACTGACTCGCATCGGCCGCTACGTCGTTGATGAGATCGAGCTGTCCGGCCCGCCGGACACACTGGTGATCACCGGCAAGGCCAGCGACATGCGTGGCAGCGGCAAGACCACTCGCAGCGGCAGCTGGGAAAACGTGCCGTTGTCGCGGATCGTCGCCGACGTCGCCGCTCGCAACGGCTGGCAGGCGGTCTGCCCGGTGCAGACCAAGGTGCCCCGCGCCGATCAGCTCAACGAGTCGGACTTCAATTTCATTACGCGCCTGGCCAAGCAATACGACTGCACGGCCAAGGTGGCCGACGGCAAGCTGCTGGTGATGCAGCGTCAGGGCGGGGAGAGTGCTTCGGGAAAGGCGCTAGGCACTGTGAATATCTATCGCCGAGACGTCAGCCGTTTTCAGTTCCGGCTCGGTGACCGCAACACCCACAAGGCTGTGTCGACCAAACACCAGGACAAGAAGACCGGCAAGCTCGCCGTGGTCACTCTCGACAACGACGAATCACCGGACGGCTTGCCGACGGTGCACACCGACCGGCACATATACCCGAACAAGTCAGCCGCCGAAGCTGCTGCCCAAGCCCGCCTCACTGCATTCAATCGATCTACGGCCGGCGTCCGACTGGAGATGGCAGGGCGCACCGACCTGTTTGCCGAACGATCGATCAACGCCCAAGACTTTAAGGTCGGACTCGACGGCGAGTACCTGGTCGACTCCGTGGAGCAGGTATTCACCCAGGCCGGCTGGAGCACGACGGTCGAGTGCAACGGCGGCAAGAAGGGCAAGGCGAAAGCCAAAGGCAAAAAGAAAAAGCCGGCGAAGGATCTGAAGGTTGTTCAGATCAAGCAGTAG
- a CDS encoding tail protein X encodes MAMTCRTSDGDLLDTLCYHAYGHLNGTVEAVLDTNQGLADEPQPYRAGIVIELPDLPAPDDSEVMLWG; translated from the coding sequence ATGGCGATGACTTGCAGAACGTCTGACGGGGATCTGCTCGACACCCTGTGTTACCACGCCTACGGGCATCTGAACGGAACGGTCGAGGCGGTGCTGGATACTAATCAGGGCCTGGCCGATGAGCCGCAACCGTACCGCGCCGGCATAGTGATCGAGCTGCCAGATTTGCCGGCACCCGATGACAGCGAGGTGATGTTGTGGGGCTGA
- a CDS encoding phage tail protein, translated as MAYMEQLQSGLKNLAAAGESGRRSLDGMMGPVNGAISEISGAASELEGIPIVGPAVGEKLQRVMRGVNAAQAKVGQVVATYNKATRALSQIDERMGQLKEQAARASTAINKIAGKVSPSLGNILPTGSLAGDATPVPEAVKPFPHLLIVQPLDPKAVPYYFNLDTAAFEELRRSTEYRWASQERLTRRPAQQAVGIGEDKITLKGAIFPGFKGGIKQLDTLRSLGAQLLPLTLTTGYGDVLGTWCLKNVEEEQSALLQGGIPRKQAFTLEFVRYGDDLQNV; from the coding sequence ATGGCCTACATGGAACAGCTGCAGTCGGGACTGAAAAATCTGGCGGCAGCAGGAGAGAGTGGCCGGCGCAGCCTCGACGGCATGATGGGGCCAGTCAACGGCGCGATCAGCGAGATCAGCGGCGCGGCTTCGGAGCTGGAAGGCATTCCGATTGTCGGTCCGGCAGTCGGTGAAAAACTGCAGCGCGTCATGCGCGGGGTGAACGCCGCCCAGGCCAAGGTCGGTCAGGTGGTGGCCACCTACAACAAGGCCACGCGTGCCTTGTCGCAGATTGATGAGCGCATGGGCCAACTCAAGGAGCAAGCCGCCCGGGCGTCGACCGCCATCAACAAAATCGCTGGCAAAGTCAGCCCATCGCTGGGGAACATCCTGCCAACCGGATCGCTGGCCGGTGACGCGACACCGGTACCGGAAGCTGTGAAGCCATTCCCACACCTGCTGATCGTGCAGCCACTGGATCCCAAGGCTGTCCCGTATTACTTCAACCTGGATACCGCCGCCTTCGAGGAACTGCGGCGCTCAACGGAATACCGCTGGGCCTCGCAGGAACGCCTGACCCGGCGACCGGCGCAGCAAGCGGTGGGCATCGGCGAGGACAAGATCACCCTCAAGGGCGCGATCTTTCCCGGATTCAAAGGCGGCATCAAGCAGTTGGACACCCTGCGCAGCTTGGGCGCCCAGCTCTTGCCCCTGACGCTGACCACCGGCTATGGCGACGTGCTCGGCACCTGGTGCCTGAAGAACGTCGAAGAAGAACAGAGCGCGCTGCTGCAGGGTGGTATCCCGCGTAAACAGGCGTTCACCTTGGAGTTTGTGCGCTATGGCGATGACTTGCAGAACGTCTGA
- a CDS encoding phage tail tape measure protein, translated as MAKNLALGFVIGGAVDPTVGKAFKDVESKIKHLGTVGSKARVLQNTIGDTMRLREEWRKAHATGAAGADKLLSKYEKNLDLLKKQGVEVGRLSKAYATMGRVAAGAELKALGYRQLDEGRQGMKSTLGQAGALTAAVAIPTKVSADYGAIIRDIAIKANIANTPEETQLSKTVIDTSRDTGMARNQVAELVNALVGAGMELDKALAYAPTAAKFAVGQGSDGSETAKMINALGQNAKITDPAVMQKALEAIAYQGQAGSFEAVDMAKWFPELLAGMGKLGITGMDSVSQLGAMLQVQMKTAGGSDEAANNLKNWMEKIGSGETVKAYEKAGIDYKKSLQTGLQNGKSTLESSFALAQKYIEATDPKRAAEMAKATAAISKEADPEKAKAMMKSLEEALRTGDLFADMQVKAALTAYMQNKDLYEQLKKDSANATGILDKNLAERRQTSAQKWSEMAQSMDDAMRSIGDAIRPVTDAVADGITNVSRQLAGLSDESPRLVTAIGTAVAGLVALKGAVSAFKMGKGLMNIGRGTLMGNPNIPQKVIVTNLPAMGGGLDAGDFDSGRDGKKGKGGKGGGGGGKERVTRGGGGGPSVGSVVKGTAVVAIVEAGYKAWDTYQNAETQDEKAEGYGQAAGGLAGTLAGAAAGAAIGSAIPIIGTMVGGLIGGYLGYMGGDALGGFAGKELFGTPEALKKVPDAGPLMMVNAGQNIPPVMGDIARSFAPVPVVKDMVQPQPKMLPLLTGAAPVPQATLDRPKPISAPTQALPAQVPTLPVSKPLLPERESTATAMGDVTRALNQPASPAVPAMLAPPVAAKPQSTKVEQRFDIQAPLHVTVQGDVKDPAQLARELQPYIDQQWRQSTQQLQNRSLFDEPHV; from the coding sequence ATGGCGAAGAACCTCGCACTCGGCTTTGTCATCGGCGGCGCCGTCGATCCGACGGTGGGCAAAGCGTTCAAGGACGTCGAAAGCAAGATCAAGCACCTGGGTACGGTCGGCAGTAAAGCCCGGGTGCTGCAGAACACCATCGGCGACACCATGCGTCTGCGCGAGGAATGGCGCAAGGCGCACGCAACCGGCGCCGCCGGTGCCGACAAGCTGTTGTCCAAATACGAAAAGAACCTCGACCTTCTCAAGAAACAGGGCGTCGAGGTCGGACGTTTGAGCAAGGCCTACGCCACGATGGGTCGTGTCGCGGCCGGTGCGGAACTCAAAGCGCTCGGTTACCGACAACTGGACGAAGGTCGGCAGGGGATGAAAAGCACCCTCGGCCAGGCCGGCGCACTGACTGCTGCCGTGGCCATTCCGACAAAGGTCAGTGCGGACTACGGCGCGATCATTCGTGACATCGCGATCAAGGCCAACATTGCCAACACGCCAGAAGAAACGCAGCTCTCCAAAACCGTGATCGACACGTCGCGTGATACGGGCATGGCGCGCAACCAGGTCGCCGAGTTGGTCAACGCCCTGGTCGGCGCCGGCATGGAGCTGGATAAGGCACTGGCCTATGCACCGACGGCGGCCAAGTTCGCTGTGGGGCAGGGTTCGGACGGCTCTGAAACCGCCAAGATGATCAATGCCTTGGGCCAGAACGCCAAGATCACCGATCCGGCTGTGATGCAAAAGGCGCTGGAGGCCATCGCCTACCAGGGACAGGCAGGCAGTTTTGAAGCGGTCGACATGGCCAAGTGGTTTCCTGAACTGTTGGCTGGTATGGGCAAGCTGGGCATCACCGGTATGGACTCGGTGTCGCAGTTGGGCGCGATGTTGCAAGTGCAGATGAAGACGGCCGGCGGCTCGGACGAAGCGGCCAATAATCTAAAAAACTGGATGGAGAAAATCGGTTCCGGCGAAACGGTCAAGGCCTATGAAAAGGCGGGTATCGACTACAAGAAGTCGCTGCAAACCGGACTGCAGAACGGCAAGTCTACGCTGGAGTCGAGTTTTGCCTTGGCCCAGAAATACATCGAGGCGACCGATCCTAAACGGGCGGCCGAAATGGCCAAGGCCACAGCTGCGATCAGTAAAGAGGCCGATCCCGAGAAAGCCAAGGCTATGATGAAGTCCTTGGAGGAGGCTTTGCGTACCGGTGATCTGTTCGCCGACATGCAGGTCAAGGCCGCTTTGACCGCGTACATGCAGAACAAGGATCTGTATGAGCAACTGAAGAAAGACTCGGCCAATGCCACCGGGATCCTCGACAAGAACCTGGCTGAACGCCGGCAGACTTCCGCGCAAAAATGGTCCGAGATGGCCCAGAGCATGGACGATGCCATGCGCAGCATCGGTGATGCGATTCGGCCGGTCACTGATGCGGTCGCGGACGGCATCACCAACGTCAGCCGACAGCTCGCGGGCCTGTCCGACGAATCACCGCGTTTGGTTACCGCCATCGGTACAGCCGTGGCGGGTCTGGTCGCGCTCAAGGGCGCCGTCAGTGCGTTCAAGATGGGTAAGGGCCTGATGAATATCGGGCGCGGCACCTTGATGGGTAACCCGAACATTCCGCAAAAAGTCATCGTCACTAACCTGCCGGCCATGGGCGGTGGACTGGATGCCGGCGACTTCGATAGCGGTCGTGATGGGAAAAAAGGTAAGGGCGGCAAGGGCGGTGGGGGCGGCGGCAAAGAGCGTGTTACCCGTGGAGGCGGGGGCGGTCCTAGCGTTGGTTCTGTGGTGAAAGGAACCGCCGTGGTCGCCATCGTTGAGGCGGGATACAAGGCCTGGGACACCTATCAGAATGCCGAAACTCAAGATGAAAAAGCCGAAGGGTACGGGCAAGCGGCGGGTGGGTTGGCCGGCACTCTCGCCGGCGCTGCTGCGGGGGCCGCTATCGGATCGGCCATTCCCATCATTGGCACCATGGTCGGCGGATTGATTGGCGGTTATCTCGGTTACATGGGCGGCGACGCACTCGGCGGCTTTGCGGGTAAAGAGTTGTTCGGAACCCCTGAAGCGCTCAAGAAAGTGCCGGATGCCGGGCCGCTGATGATGGTCAATGCAGGGCAGAACATCCCGCCAGTGATGGGCGATATCGCCCGTTCATTCGCGCCGGTACCGGTCGTCAAAGACATGGTCCAGCCGCAACCGAAAATGTTGCCGCTGCTGACCGGCGCGGCGCCCGTTCCTCAAGCGACTCTCGACCGTCCCAAGCCAATATCGGCTCCGACGCAAGCGTTGCCGGCACAGGTTCCAACACTGCCTGTTTCCAAGCCATTGTTGCCTGAACGGGAGTCGACTGCAACAGCAATGGGGGATGTCACGCGTGCATTGAATCAGCCGGCATCCCCGGCGGTACCGGCGATGCTCGCACCGCCTGTTGCTGCGAAACCCCAGTCGACTAAGGTTGAGCAGCGGTTCGATATTCAGGCGCCTCTGCATGTCACCGTACAGGGCGACGTAAAGGATCCGGCGCAACTGGCGCGAGAGCTTCAACCCTACATCGATCAGCAGTGGCGTCAGTCCACACAGCAGTTGCAAAACCGCTCGCTGTTCGACGAACCGCATGTGTAA
- a CDS encoding phage tail assembly protein, whose translation MTQTNQATQEKPLPSWLQLTEEGFRISLRHPTELSGVLVDTLTIRTPCVRDIRAAQAACNGDEEKREMSLFSSLTQTPEQDLMALKLVDYMRLQKGYFRLVQDDEI comes from the coding sequence ATGACGCAAACCAATCAAGCCACTCAAGAAAAACCACTGCCAAGCTGGCTGCAACTGACCGAGGAAGGCTTTCGCATCTCCCTGCGACACCCCACCGAGCTGTCGGGTGTGCTGGTCGACACGCTGACTATTCGTACACCTTGCGTGCGAGACATTCGGGCCGCGCAAGCAGCCTGCAACGGCGATGAAGAAAAGCGCGAAATGTCGCTGTTCTCCTCGCTGACTCAGACCCCGGAACAGGATCTGATGGCCCTCAAGTTGGTCGACTACATGCGCCTGCAGAAAGGCTATTTTCGTCTGGTCCAAGACGACGAGATTTGA
- a CDS encoding phage major tail tube protein, producing the protein MIPEVLSNCAGFIDGVSFAGEMPSLTLPKVVLKTEAYRGGGMAGEVEIPTGVEKLEAGFTTNGVRREALKFFGLSDRTACSAVFRGSFKGLKGKVTPVIVTMRGGIKEVDMGDWKAGEKAETKHNMALTYYKLEVAGRVIYEIDMLGMVLVVDGVDQLADERSALGL; encoded by the coding sequence ATGATTCCTGAAGTTCTCTCCAACTGCGCCGGGTTTATCGACGGCGTCAGTTTTGCCGGCGAAATGCCGAGCCTGACCCTGCCTAAGGTGGTGCTGAAAACCGAAGCCTATCGAGGCGGCGGTATGGCCGGCGAGGTCGAGATCCCGACCGGCGTGGAAAAACTGGAGGCCGGCTTTACCACCAACGGTGTGCGGCGCGAAGCGCTCAAATTCTTCGGTTTGTCCGACCGCACCGCCTGCAGCGCTGTGTTCCGAGGTTCGTTCAAGGGGCTCAAGGGCAAGGTCACCCCGGTGATCGTCACCATGCGTGGCGGTATCAAGGAGGTCGACATGGGCGACTGGAAGGCCGGTGAGAAGGCCGAGACCAAACACAACATGGCATTGACCTACTACAAGCTCGAAGTCGCCGGCCGGGTGATTTACGAGATCGACATGCTGGGCATGGTGCTGGTCGTCGATGGCGTCGACCAACTCGCTGACGAACGTTCGGCCCTGGGCCTTTAA
- a CDS encoding phage tail sheath subtilisin-like domain-containing protein codes for MSFFHGVTTTAVDTGARTITLPSSSIIGLCDTFTPGVLGGGTAKAGELKLITTEREAIAAFGAESAMTRACQAIYKKAKAVIVAIGVPKMDDPALQTSAIIGGVLASGQRTGLQALLDGKSLFNAQPRLLIAPGHSATKAVATAIDGLAQKLRAIGIIDGPCTTDEEAMAYADNFGSRNLFMVDPGVQFWDTGESKTVDAPGSAWTAGLFAWTDATYGFWASPSNKEFTGITGTTRAVEYLDGDETCRANLLNNANITTIIRDDGYRLWGNRTLSSDPKWAFVTRVRTLFILMDAVQAGHKWAVDRSITKTYVKDVTDGLEAFMRDLKNQGAVINFEVFPDHELNTASQIEQGKVYWRIRFTDVPPAENPNFLFEVTNEWMTEVLEPA; via the coding sequence ATGAGTTTCTTTCACGGCGTCACGACCACAGCGGTCGACACCGGCGCGCGCACCATCACGCTGCCGTCTTCCTCGATCATCGGTTTGTGCGACACCTTCACGCCGGGTGTGTTGGGCGGCGGCACTGCCAAGGCAGGGGAACTGAAGCTGATCACCACTGAGCGCGAAGCCATAGCAGCATTCGGCGCTGAATCGGCAATGACCCGAGCCTGCCAGGCGATTTACAAAAAAGCCAAGGCGGTAATCGTCGCCATCGGCGTGCCGAAGATGGATGATCCGGCGCTGCAGACATCGGCCATTATCGGCGGCGTGTTGGCTTCGGGTCAGCGTACTGGCCTGCAGGCACTGCTCGATGGCAAAAGCCTGTTCAACGCCCAACCGCGTTTGCTGATCGCACCTGGTCATTCGGCCACCAAGGCGGTGGCCACCGCCATCGATGGTCTGGCGCAGAAGCTGCGCGCCATTGGCATCATCGACGGGCCATGCACCACCGACGAGGAAGCCATGGCCTACGCCGACAATTTCGGCAGTCGCAACCTGTTCATGGTCGACCCCGGTGTGCAGTTCTGGGATACCGGCGAAAGCAAGACCGTAGATGCGCCGGGTTCTGCATGGACCGCCGGCCTGTTTGCCTGGACGGATGCGACCTACGGCTTCTGGGCTTCGCCGTCGAACAAAGAGTTCACCGGCATCACCGGCACCACCCGCGCAGTCGAGTACCTGGACGGCGACGAGACCTGTCGGGCAAACCTGCTCAACAACGCCAATATCACCACGATCATTCGCGACGACGGCTACCGCCTTTGGGGTAACCGCACGCTGTCGAGCGATCCGAAGTGGGCGTTCGTCACCCGCGTACGCACGCTGTTCATCCTCATGGATGCGGTGCAGGCCGGCCACAAGTGGGCGGTCGACCGCTCGATCACCAAGACCTACGTCAAGGATGTCACTGACGGCCTGGAAGCGTTCATGCGTGACCTGAAAAACCAAGGTGCGGTGATCAACTTCGAGGTGTTTCCGGATCACGAATTGAACACCGCCAGCCAGATCGAGCAGGGCAAGGTGTACTGGCGCATCCGCTTCACCGACGTACCGCCGGCCGAAAACCCGAACTTCCTTTTTGAGGTCACCAACGAGTGGATGACCGAAGTGCTTGAGCCCGCCTAA